From the genome of Paracidovorax avenae:
TTGATCCACCCGGGCTTCCCGCAGGAAGCTGCTTTTGAGGGGCAGGGCAAAAACGCCACGGACGGCGGCGAGCGGTACCGACCGCAGCTTCCGCACCGGTTTTTTCTGTGGAGGAGAAAGCGATGAAAGCGACATCCACCCATTCGGCACCACGGCGGGGCCAGGTTGCCGGGCGCAAGGCCCGCACCCTGGCCGCCGCAGGCGTGCTGGCGCTGGCCGCAGGCGCCGCGCCACTCGGTGCCGCCACCCTGTCCGGCGTGCTCGGCGCGCGCATGATGCTCACCTCCGGCTGCGTGATCAACGGCGGTCCGGGAACTGTATCGGGCGCGGATTTCGGCACGCTGGACTTCGGCTCCCGGCCCGCGACCTTCGTGGGCACGGCCACCGCCACGGCCAGTGGCGGCGAAGGCGGCGCGGGCGCCACGCAGATCGTGTGCTCGCCCGAGATCACCGCGTTCAGCATCACCATCGACGGCGGCACGCATGCCGGTCAAGGCGCAGGCATCGGCACGGGCACGCGCGCGATGTCCAACGGCAGTGCCTTCCTTCCGTACGACGTGTACCGCGATCCGGGCCACACGGTGCCCTATACGGCGGCGACGGCCGTCACGGGCATCGCCGTGCCGTCGGCCGGCAATCCGTTCACCCTGCCGATCTATGGCCTG
Proteins encoded in this window:
- a CDS encoding spore coat U domain-containing protein yields the protein MKATSTHSAPRRGQVAGRKARTLAAAGVLALAAGAAPLGAATLSGVLGARMMLTSGCVINGGPGTVSGADFGTLDFGSRPATFVGTATATASGGEGGAGATQIVCSPEITAFSITIDGGTHAGQGAGIGTGTRAMSNGSAFLPYDVYRDPGHTVPYTAATAVTGIAVPSAGNPFTLPIYGLVNKTNAVALPAGLYTDQLQVTLTF